One window of Methanogenium organophilum genomic DNA carries:
- a CDS encoding type II toxin-antitoxin system HicB family antitoxin → MKLRVILEPSVEGGYTVFVPALPGCISEGDTREEALRNIREAIDLYLEPIEDDGIFSDAAEQVEIAI, encoded by the coding sequence ATGAAATTACGTGTCATTCTTGAACCCAGTGTTGAAGGGGGGTATACCGTATTTGTACCGGCACTTCCTGGTTGTATCAGTGAGGGGGATACACGTGAAGAAGCCTTGCGCAATATCAGGGAAGCGATTGATCTCTATCTGGAGCCAATTGAAGATGACGGGATTTTCAGTGATGCCGCCGAACAGGTTGAGATTGCGATATGA
- a CDS encoding putative immunity protein, with amino-acid sequence MNKKSGFTLARKDEEMTDLVKETDHKTLAIWAIDCVERVLPYFEIQCPQDKRPGNAIEALQTWIRTGEFHMADIRKASLDAHAAAREVGRDNAARSAARAAGQAVATAHVATHSLAAAKYALQAIYRAANPFDTEDPITRERDWQYQHLRELRDRQERANRAAEKGEVS; translated from the coding sequence ATGAATAAAAAATCCGGATTTACCCTTGCCCGCAAGGATGAGGAAATGACAGACCTTGTGAAGGAAACGGATCACAAAACATTAGCCATCTGGGCAATCGACTGTGTCGAGCGTGTCCTGCCATACTTTGAGATCCAGTGTCCACAGGACAAACGCCCCGGCAACGCTATCGAAGCACTCCAGACATGGATACGGACGGGGGAATTTCATATGGCGGATATACGCAAAGCATCCCTTGATGCTCATGCGGCTGCCCGCGAGGTGGGGAGAGATAATGCTGCCCGCTCTGCTGCCCGTGCCGCAGGGCAGGCAGTTGCAACGGCACATGTCGCCACACATTCTCTTGCTGCGGCAAAGTATGCCTTACAGGCGATTTACCGGGCCGCAAACCCCTTTGATACCGAAGACCCGATAACCCGTGAACGGGACTGGCAATACCAGCATCTTCGTGAACTGAGGGACAGGCAGGAGAGGGCAAACCGTGCTGCAGAGAAGGGGGAGGTATCCTGA
- a CDS encoding ABC transporter permease, whose protein sequence is MKKPDIIFQLSMRSVRLNLLRSVLAALGIVIGVVAIASIGMISANMTLSVTEELSATANVLVVSPDSGGGGGMFGPGGGSSSDDDDEDDYISDDQFDDIRKAAGSSYVYYLYSESDRIETGDSSGRTTIYAMDDEAMKEVLTLTEGSFPSTTSQVVIGPDMVERYGIEVGSKITIGDEDDDEGETTVRVTGILEERGMSMDISSDNAIITTEKFFTGRYGGEDEYAQVNVIVDDIDEIDAVSESIDETLNKKDDEVRVQDSSRMLETISSTLGTITTFALAIAGISLLVAAVSIFNVMMMSVTERIREIGILRSIGTQKGEILRMFVYEAGIIGIVGAGIGAVLSLVIGYVVVFGMVGTTEYFFAWGSLVNVPEGMIIGAVICIISGVYPAWRASKLDPIEALRAE, encoded by the coding sequence ATGAAAAAACCCGATATTATCTTTCAGCTCTCGATGCGGAGTGTACGTCTGAACCTCCTGCGATCCGTGCTTGCGGCGCTTGGCATCGTTATCGGCGTCGTTGCGATTGCATCCATCGGCATGATCTCGGCTAACATGACCCTCTCGGTCACTGAAGAGCTCTCGGCAACGGCCAATGTTCTTGTCGTCAGCCCTGACAGCGGCGGAGGCGGCGGCATGTTCGGGCCGGGCGGCGGCAGCAGCAGTGACGACGATGATGAAGATGACTACATCTCAGACGACCAGTTCGACGACATCCGCAAGGCCGCGGGCTCCTCGTATGTCTATTACCTCTACTCGGAAAGCGATCGTATTGAGACCGGCGACAGCAGTGGCCGGACCACGATATATGCGATGGATGACGAGGCGATGAAGGAGGTTCTCACCCTTACCGAGGGCAGTTTCCCCTCAACCACATCACAGGTCGTCATCGGGCCGGACATGGTCGAACGCTATGGTATCGAAGTCGGAAGCAAGATCACCATCGGCGATGAGGACGACGACGAAGGTGAGACAACCGTCCGGGTAACGGGCATCCTCGAAGAACGCGGCATGTCGATGGACATCAGCTCGGACAATGCGATCATCACGACAGAGAAGTTCTTCACCGGCCGCTACGGCGGGGAGGATGAATATGCCCAGGTGAATGTCATTGTCGATGACATTGATGAAATTGATGCGGTCTCGGAAAGCATCGATGAGACCCTGAACAAGAAGGATGATGAAGTCCGGGTGCAGGACTCCAGCCGGATGCTTGAGACCATCTCCTCGACACTGGGGACAATTACCACCTTTGCCCTTGCTATCGCAGGCATCTCGCTTCTCGTGGCGGCGGTCTCCATCTTCAATGTGATGATGATGTCTGTGACCGAGCGGATACGCGAAATAGGCATCCTCCGCAGTATCGGAACGCAGAAAGGTGAGATTCTGCGGATGTTTGTTTATGAAGCGGGGATCATCGGCATTGTCGGGGCAGGTATCGGGGCGGTTCTGTCCCTTGTGATCGGCTATGTGGTGGTCTTCGGGATGGTCGGAACAACCGAGTACTTCTTTGCCTGGGGCAGTCTCGTAAACGTCCCGGAAGGCATGATCATAGGCGCCGTCATCTGTATCATCTCGGGTGTGTACCCGGCATGGCGGGCATCGAAACTCGATCCGATTGAGGCACTCCGGGCGGAGTGA
- a CDS encoding ammonium transporter, with protein METDIMINSAFILICTALVMLMALGVGFFYGGLVRKKNLISMLTLSFVSVALVSIQWVVCGYSLAFGPDIGGIIGNLDYCMLQGVEMSGDPVPDMLFMMFQLSFAAITLAIITSAVAERIKLSSFIIFGLLWTTFIYDPLAHWVWGGGWAQTLGVLDFAGGIVVHIGAGFAALALALVIGARLGFGEHNLEPHNIPLTLLGGALLWFGWFGFNAGSALAVNEVAINAFVVTNISAAAGALSWMFAAWVHGKPSSLSMISGAIAGLGAITPAAGFVGPVAAVCIGTISGILCYGALLFRLEHNWDESLDAWAIHGVGGVWGSLSLGLFAIPAIGGISGLIAGGYSQIVLQLIGVVAAIAFAFCGTFILAKAVDMVFGLRVTKDEEYVGLDISQHGETMS; from the coding sequence ATGGAAACGGACATTATGATTAACTCGGCATTCATACTCATTTGTACTGCATTGGTTATGCTGATGGCACTGGGAGTGGGGTTTTTTTATGGAGGTCTTGTAAGGAAAAAGAATCTGATATCGATGCTGACACTGTCTTTTGTGTCAGTTGCCCTGGTATCCATACAGTGGGTGGTGTGTGGGTACAGTCTCGCTTTCGGGCCTGATATTGGCGGTATCATTGGTAACCTTGACTACTGCATGCTCCAGGGTGTGGAGATGTCCGGCGATCCGGTGCCGGATATGCTTTTTATGATGTTTCAGTTGTCATTTGCGGCAATAACACTTGCAATTATCACTTCCGCTGTTGCCGAGAGAATAAAGTTGAGCTCTTTTATCATCTTCGGCCTGCTGTGGACAACATTCATCTACGACCCGCTGGCCCACTGGGTATGGGGCGGCGGCTGGGCTCAGACTCTGGGGGTTCTTGATTTTGCCGGTGGAATCGTGGTTCACATCGGTGCCGGATTTGCCGCTCTTGCCCTTGCGCTCGTCATCGGCGCGAGACTTGGGTTTGGGGAACACAATCTGGAACCTCACAATATTCCGCTGACACTGCTGGGAGGTGCGCTGCTCTGGTTCGGCTGGTTCGGATTTAACGCAGGGAGCGCTCTTGCAGTAAATGAAGTTGCAATAAATGCATTTGTGGTAACGAATATCTCCGCAGCAGCAGGTGCCCTTTCCTGGATGTTTGCCGCCTGGGTGCATGGAAAACCCAGTTCGCTGAGTATGATCTCCGGGGCCATCGCAGGACTGGGTGCGATCACTCCTGCCGCAGGATTTGTGGGACCGGTTGCGGCGGTATGCATCGGCACCATTTCCGGAATCCTGTGTTACGGGGCGCTTCTGTTCAGACTTGAACACAACTGGGATGAATCGCTGGATGCATGGGCGATCCACGGTGTTGGCGGCGTATGGGGTTCGCTCTCCCTCGGGTTATTTGCTATCCCTGCCATCGGCGGAATCAGCGGCCTCATCGCCGGCGGGTATTCCCAGATTGTTCTTCAGCTAATCGGTGTGGTTGCTGCCATTGCATTCGCGTTTTGCGGGACGTTTATCCTTGCAAAAGCGGTTGATATGGTATTTGGTCTTCGTGTGACGAAGGATGAGGAATATGTCGGCCTTGATATCTCGCAGCATGGCGAGACAATGAGCTGA
- a CDS encoding P-II family nitrogen regulator — protein sequence MKKIDAIIRPEKLDRVSDALNEKGHYAMTVSDVHGRGEQRGIRLQFRGKEVMVDLIPKIKVEIVVDAADAEEVVAIIKDKAYTGENGDGRIFVYDIDKSIQIRAE from the coding sequence ATGAAGAAAATTGATGCAATAATTCGTCCTGAAAAGCTGGACCGGGTGTCCGACGCCCTGAATGAAAAGGGCCATTATGCAATGACCGTCTCTGATGTGCATGGCAGGGGAGAACAGCGCGGGATCCGTCTTCAGTTCAGGGGAAAGGAAGTTATGGTCGATCTCATCCCGAAGATCAAAGTCGAGATTGTTGTCGATGCGGCTGACGCTGAAGAGGTCGTTGCAATCATTAAGGATAAGGCATACACCGGTGAGAACGGTGACGGCAGAATATTTGTCTATGATATTGATAAGTCCATACAGATCAGGGCTGAGTAA
- a CDS encoding type II toxin-antitoxin system HicA family toxin, which yields MTKIPGINYGALINALQRDGWVVVRQKGSHIRMQKHMQAETLKLTIPAHKPIKRSTLSHILKQAHLTVEELDKLL from the coding sequence ATGACAAAAATTCCCGGCATCAATTATGGTGCGCTCATCAATGCTCTTCAACGAGATGGCTGGGTTGTTGTTCGTCAGAAGGGCAGTCATATCCGCATGCAAAAACACATGCAGGCAGAAACCCTGAAACTGACCATCCCTGCACATAAACCAATCAAACGTTCAACATTGTCTCATATATTAAAACAGGCTCACCTGACGGTCGAAGAGCTGGACAAACTCTTGTGA
- a CDS encoding FHA domain-containing protein has translation MTDPEEYANAKTVMMTEDMDYYEDLSRYLNVLSNPVRLHILKIIEHTPKEASEIAADIGTSYVNTKKHLEKMLGAGIITKEAGFGRATSRGSLPVWKYTTRPGGIEEIIRNLGLFSNLDVHIKGSELAEKVDEARRMVSREYAGETPVIFVLGGPADGQTFPLSEEVTRIGREEKRLGPLIDEHGPSAIRYAPPGTLTGDAAIVVHRDFDLVTRISRPHAEIQRKESGWYLTDRGSTGGTYVNDNPCEANHEVRLMAGDIIDLARGPRGVRFLFTVAEVQDDAADE, from the coding sequence ATGACTGATCCAGAAGAATATGCCAATGCAAAGACCGTGATGATGACTGAGGATATGGACTACTATGAAGATCTTTCCCGGTACCTTAATGTCCTCTCCAATCCGGTCCGCCTGCATATCCTAAAAATAATAGAGCACACGCCGAAAGAGGCCAGTGAAATCGCGGCCGATATCGGCACATCCTATGTGAATACCAAAAAACATCTTGAGAAGATGCTTGGCGCAGGCATCATCACAAAGGAGGCGGGATTCGGCCGGGCCACCTCACGCGGGTCGCTTCCGGTATGGAAATATACCACCCGTCCCGGCGGCATCGAGGAGATCATTCGCAACCTGGGATTATTCTCGAACTTAGATGTCCATATCAAGGGAAGCGAGCTGGCAGAGAAGGTTGATGAGGCCCGGCGGATGGTCTCCCGTGAATATGCCGGGGAGACCCCGGTTATCTTTGTTTTAGGCGGGCCTGCCGACGGACAGACCTTCCCCCTCTCTGAAGAAGTGACCCGTATCGGAAGGGAGGAGAAACGCCTCGGGCCGCTCATTGATGAACACGGCCCCTCCGCCATCCGCTACGCACCGCCGGGCACCCTCACGGGTGACGCTGCGATCGTCGTCCACCGGGATTTTGACCTTGTCACCCGCATATCACGGCCGCACGCGGAGATCCAACGGAAGGAGAGCGGCTGGTACCTTACCGACCGGGGAAGCACCGGCGGGACCTATGTAAATGACAATCCGTGCGAAGCGAACCACGAGGTGCGGCTGATGGCAGGTGATATCATCGACCTTGCCCGTGGCCCCCGCGGGGTCAGATTCCTCTTCACCGTTGCAGAAGTTCAGGATGATGCAGCAGACGAATAA
- a CDS encoding COG1361 family protein translates to MNHRICIALLVLAALCGIAAAATDSVSDASSQISVTGITKSPETLMPGDQGFITVTITNSGDESASIDRVKLYTNDLTVVNDNAYDVVGDIGAGNSMEFSFMVEAGPAEGIFYPAFYIDFGSSGSLRSSIPVIVEDTTPQVSLLGVPETFTEGKTVDITVLVGNPREGKLSAITITPVTDGIKSDQTSYFVGNLEQDESAEVTFAITPEEEGDLSFEVSYRNGVNEHTTTVSTPMTFGTDKTSAVLVVNEVSVSSSGSTATVSGDVTNAGLEDAYSVMVTVGDPATPANPNPVAVLGALEPDDFSGFEVTYTMQGAGQVPVLVTYKDEDGNIYEEEFYVTGSSGTATTDGDGTSTAPDFAAGGPGGDRNPLGSMGSGFAQIPVIPIIFVLLIIGGGLIAWRTGHLAQARDTIRARLHKEK, encoded by the coding sequence ATGAACCACAGAATATGTATTGCACTGCTGGTCCTTGCGGCGCTCTGCGGCATTGCAGCCGCGGCGACTGATAGCGTATCGGATGCTTCGTCCCAGATATCGGTGACAGGAATCACCAAATCACCTGAAACACTGATGCCGGGCGACCAGGGATTTATCACCGTTACGATTACAAATTCCGGCGATGAGAGCGCTTCCATTGACCGGGTCAAACTCTACACCAATGACCTGACCGTCGTCAATGACAATGCCTACGACGTTGTCGGCGACATCGGTGCGGGAAATTCAATGGAATTTTCCTTCATGGTGGAAGCAGGGCCCGCTGAGGGAATTTTCTACCCGGCTTTCTACATTGACTTCGGCTCCTCCGGGTCCCTGCGCTCGTCCATCCCGGTGATTGTGGAGGATACCACGCCGCAGGTCTCTCTTCTGGGAGTCCCGGAGACCTTCACCGAGGGAAAGACCGTGGATATCACGGTCCTCGTAGGCAATCCCCGTGAGGGCAAACTGAGCGCCATCACGATTACGCCGGTCACAGACGGGATTAAGAGTGATCAGACCAGCTACTTCGTTGGCAACCTTGAACAGGATGAATCCGCAGAGGTCACCTTTGCGATCACCCCGGAAGAGGAAGGTGACCTCTCCTTTGAGGTGAGCTATAGAAACGGCGTGAACGAACACACCACCACTGTCTCTACTCCGATGACCTTCGGGACAGACAAGACCAGCGCGGTTCTCGTGGTAAACGAGGTCTCCGTGAGTTCGTCCGGTTCAACCGCCACGGTCTCCGGTGATGTCACCAATGCCGGTCTTGAGGATGCATACTCCGTCATGGTAACCGTGGGCGACCCCGCAACTCCGGCAAACCCCAATCCGGTTGCGGTTCTTGGCGCCCTTGAACCGGACGACTTCTCCGGATTTGAAGTGACCTATACGATGCAGGGCGCAGGACAGGTGCCGGTGCTTGTCACCTACAAGGACGAGGACGGCAACATCTATGAAGAAGAGTTCTACGTCACCGGCAGCAGCGGTACGGCGACAACGGATGGCGATGGAACCTCCACCGCACCGGACTTCGCCGCAGGCGGTCCGGGCGGTGACCGGAATCCACTTGGCTCCATGGGGAGCGGGTTTGCACAGATTCCCGTCATCCCAATCATCTTCGTGCTCCTCATCATTGGAGGCGGCCTGATCGCCTGGAGAACCGGCCACCTTGCACAGGCACGTGATACGATCCGTGCCCGCCTGCACAAAGAGAAGTGA
- a CDS encoding HAD family hydrolase translates to MSKIRVRTASLILGMAVCMILCAGCTTTTDTAAVDATPVEPYTTISVSEIAESLADDGPITAGLDLDSTTFYTDSVYYYGRMNIDGPNGTNIFGDDAENNPAFISAVNNEFVGFYIPKYAAMDIVEMHRERGDTVVFITKKRSSPDERISDYIGAIFDIENPKVIFTNGTSKTPAINAENVSVYYGDSDGDITDSQAAEHCTPYRFLRNPMTLLYNDLNYSLGQYGESVFEGSDC, encoded by the coding sequence ATGTCCAAAATACGTGTCCGGACAGCCTCCCTTATTCTGGGGATGGCCGTTTGTATGATCCTGTGTGCCGGGTGCACGACTACTACCGATACTGCCGCCGTGGATGCAACGCCGGTGGAACCCTATACAACCATCAGTGTAAGTGAAATTGCAGAGAGTCTGGCAGATGACGGCCCCATCACCGCCGGACTGGACCTGGACAGCACGACCTTCTACACCGATTCGGTCTATTACTATGGAAGGATGAATATCGACGGCCCGAACGGCACGAATATATTCGGAGATGATGCCGAAAACAACCCTGCGTTCATAAGCGCTGTTAATAACGAGTTTGTGGGCTTTTATATCCCCAAATATGCGGCAATGGATATTGTTGAAATGCACCGGGAACGGGGTGACACGGTGGTATTCATCACTAAGAAGCGCAGTTCGCCGGACGAGAGGATCTCAGATTACATCGGTGCAATCTTTGACATCGAGAATCCCAAAGTGATCTTCACCAACGGCACATCAAAGACGCCCGCCATCAACGCAGAGAATGTCTCGGTCTATTACGGCGACTCGGATGGTGACATCACCGACTCGCAGGCAGCAGAACACTGCACCCCATACCGGTTCCTGCGAAATCCGATGACCCTGCTGTACAACGATTTGAACTACAGCCTGGGCCAGTATGGCGAGAGCGTGTTTGAAGGTTCGGATTGCTGA
- a CDS encoding PP2C family protein-serine/threonine phosphatase: MRPDTGIHTQFAYSARSVAGVRSVNEDAWCATRFGDELVCAVADGIGGHEAGDVASALAIRIFSETVQERAATAGEREPEGETLRRAHTYAHAAILAEATGKRSGMGTTLVSAWFTGETVSLCNSGDSRCTLIRADSVCSLTKDHSLVQDLVDRDVLSPEEAASHPMKNIITHSLGGDFIADCTTHVLCPNDTLVLSSDGLHDYVSRETMIAAGTVGTAEEAAALLLEEAAETSTDNITLIVVRVPGGTIHPEECDFHD, translated from the coding sequence ATGAGACCAGATACAGGAATCCATACACAATTTGCGTACAGCGCCCGCTCCGTTGCCGGCGTACGGTCCGTAAATGAGGACGCATGGTGCGCCACACGGTTTGGTGACGAACTGGTATGTGCTGTCGCGGACGGTATCGGCGGCCATGAAGCAGGAGACGTCGCTTCCGCTCTGGCGATCCGCATATTTAGCGAAACCGTACAGGAAAGAGCGGCCACTGCAGGGGAGCGGGAACCGGAGGGGGAGACCCTCAGACGGGCCCATACCTATGCCCACGCTGCTATCCTTGCAGAGGCGACCGGCAAACGCTCGGGGATGGGCACGACGCTTGTCTCCGCCTGGTTTACGGGTGAAACGGTCTCCCTCTGTAATTCGGGAGATTCCCGCTGTACCCTCATCCGTGCCGACAGCGTCTGTTCACTGACAAAGGATCACTCTCTCGTGCAGGATCTGGTGGACCGGGATGTGCTCTCACCTGAGGAGGCTGCCTCGCATCCGATGAAAAATATCATCACGCATTCGCTGGGAGGGGATTTCATCGCCGACTGCACCACCCACGTCCTCTGTCCCAATGATACGCTGGTGCTCTCCTCCGACGGCCTGCACGACTATGTCTCACGGGAGACGATGATTGCGGCAGGCACCGTCGGGACAGCAGAGGAAGCAGCTGCACTCCTCCTCGAAGAAGCGGCCGAAACATCAACCGATAACATCACCCTGATTGTGGTCAGGGTACCGGGCGGCACCATCCACCCGGAGGAATGTGATTTCCATGACTGA
- a CDS encoding ABC transporter ATP-binding protein: MGSTPVIALNDVRKIYPLLSGDVHALDGVSLEITKGEFVAIMGPSGSGKSTLMNQIGCLDVPTTGTVSIEGQDIGTLSDYDLTALRRDSIGYIFQKFNLIPLLTAYENVEYPMLLRYRKYDDTGRVQTLLDRVGINAALAAHRPSELSGGQQQRVAIARALINEPAILLCDEPTGNLDSKTSTQIMEMLADLNREGRTVIMVTHDESTAEYADRTIRIQDGRIA, from the coding sequence ATGGGCTCCACACCGGTTATTGCGCTCAATGATGTGCGTAAAATATACCCCCTCCTTTCCGGGGACGTCCATGCACTCGACGGGGTCTCTCTTGAGATTACGAAAGGAGAGTTCGTCGCAATCATGGGCCCCTCAGGTTCCGGCAAATCGACTCTCATGAACCAGATCGGCTGTCTGGACGTTCCGACGACAGGGACTGTCAGTATCGAAGGGCAGGATATCGGTACTCTCAGTGACTATGACTTAACAGCACTCCGGAGAGACTCGATAGGATACATCTTCCAGAAATTCAATCTCATTCCCCTGCTGACGGCCTATGAGAATGTCGAATATCCCATGCTCCTCAGGTACCGGAAATATGACGATACCGGGCGGGTGCAGACCCTTCTGGACCGGGTGGGAATCAATGCGGCGCTTGCTGCACACCGGCCGTCAGAACTCTCCGGCGGTCAGCAGCAGCGGGTGGCCATCGCACGGGCACTGATCAATGAACCGGCCATCCTGCTCTGCGATGAGCCGACGGGAAACCTTGACTCGAAGACAAGCACCCAGATCATGGAGATGCTCGCAGACCTCAACCGTGAGGGGCGAACAGTCATCATGGTCACGCACGACGAGTCGACGGCAGAGTACGCCGACCGCACGATCCGGATACAGGACGGGAGGATTGCATGA
- a CDS encoding protein kinase domain-containing protein, translating to MRRNEHQTGTRTDRSSGFVRMLLTFLLFAGLLCGIGSAATLTVGADWYGSVSGALAAAVPGDEILVESGTYYEHLNITIPVTITGVDTGGGLPVIMVTDGEAALFVEAGYVTIEQLVISGTVPCGIFVHADNTRITGNTIITAVPGTSVGICVYDADQTLVTENFIEGQRIGIQVSESDGTAVYFNEIDCVTGAISSSPETSWTSPVVTYVYEGTTFEGEVGNNWSGYVGTDAGGDGIGDEPYLVLAPSPDKFEVWDEEEGRGPFERHTLDLMNELTGVVTVEDTAPLISGIDAYTVTVPLVIEDTQEPGPPPNGTGPFEFPRDQEGMTWPAFAFLGSLLAAGLLTVADRRTRHRTVLDRSGHIVPLLTAGYTILAVLCSSAMFLTGFQSLILLGTLPSVNPVLIGLSFLSVAGVILAATTPTERSPRYLLGAYLIVAGIVAIISAALVLYSQGGPGGSVPAVLGVAAVCLGLYHRSRFTTPQVSGDTDERTRIVHEGDPFDETRIMDTQLRDVYFPATLADRYRDVSFIGKGGLARVFRAVRRKDGAVVAVKVPISFDETTGRIFLKEMKLWEGLVHPNIVRICSVNILPVPYVEMEYVSRSLAGVTVPLPPAGAAAIVLDIVHGLMYAHEHGIIHRDIKPHNILLTEDNSAKITDWGLGAVMGDGHESSIVGFSIQYAAPEQIAPRRFGDADTRTDIYQTGIVFYELLTGRRPFDDGGLGEMTDAILSETPAPPSSRVPEAAPWDDVVMRCIAKEKGDRYPSAEAFAEAMHRVLNHP from the coding sequence ATGCGAAGGAACGAACACCAGACGGGAACCCGAACCGACAGGAGCAGCGGCTTTGTACGGATGCTCCTCACCTTCCTTCTTTTCGCAGGCCTGCTCTGCGGTATCGGCAGCGCCGCCACCCTGACCGTCGGGGCAGACTGGTATGGCAGTGTATCCGGAGCACTTGCCGCAGCCGTGCCGGGGGATGAGATCCTCGTTGAGAGCGGCACCTATTATGAACACCTGAATATCACCATCCCGGTGACGATCACGGGTGTGGACACCGGCGGAGGGCTGCCGGTCATCATGGTGACAGACGGTGAGGCCGCTCTTTTTGTGGAGGCGGGGTATGTCACCATAGAACAGCTGGTCATCAGCGGGACGGTTCCCTGCGGCATCTTCGTCCATGCGGACAATACCAGGATCACCGGGAACACGATTATCACGGCCGTTCCCGGCACGAGTGTCGGTATCTGTGTCTATGACGCAGACCAGACGCTGGTGACGGAGAACTTCATCGAAGGGCAGCGTATCGGTATTCAGGTCAGTGAATCGGATGGGACTGCAGTATATTTCAACGAAATTGACTGTGTCACCGGGGCGATTTCGTCATCCCCGGAGACATCATGGACCTCACCGGTGGTGACCTACGTATATGAGGGCACCACATTCGAGGGGGAAGTGGGGAACAACTGGAGCGGGTATGTAGGGACTGATGCCGGGGGCGATGGAATCGGGGACGAGCCGTATCTTGTTTTGGCCCCCTCTCCGGACAAGTTCGAAGTATGGGATGAAGAGGAGGGCCGGGGGCCCTTTGAACGCCATACTCTCGACCTGATGAACGAGCTCACCGGGGTTGTAACGGTGGAGGACACCGCCCCCCTGATCTCCGGCATTGATGCATATACGGTCACCGTCCCGCTTGTGATAGAGGATACCCAGGAGCCGGGCCCGCCGCCGAACGGAACCGGCCCCTTTGAGTTTCCCCGTGACCAGGAAGGGATGACCTGGCCGGCATTCGCGTTTCTGGGTTCCCTGCTTGCGGCAGGTCTGCTCACGGTTGCTGACCGCCGCACCCGGCACCGCACTGTGCTGGACCGGAGCGGGCACATCGTGCCTCTCCTGACTGCCGGGTACACCATTCTCGCGGTCCTGTGCAGTTCGGCGATGTTTCTGACCGGATTCCAGTCTCTCATCCTCCTCGGGACGCTGCCGAGCGTCAACCCGGTCCTGATCGGGCTGTCATTTCTCTCGGTGGCGGGCGTCATCCTTGCTGCGACCACCCCGACGGAACGGTCGCCCCGCTATCTGCTCGGCGCCTATCTCATCGTGGCAGGCATTGTCGCGATCATCTCCGCTGCTTTGGTACTGTACAGTCAGGGAGGGCCGGGCGGTTCTGTTCCTGCCGTGCTTGGTGTTGCGGCCGTCTGTCTCGGGCTCTATCACCGTTCCCGGTTCACCACCCCGCAGGTGTCGGGAGATACAGACGAACGGACCCGCATCGTCCATGAGGGCGATCCCTTCGATGAGACCCGTATCATGGACACACAGCTCAGGGATGTGTATTTCCCCGCAACGCTTGCGGACCGCTACCGTGACGTGTCGTTCATCGGCAAGGGCGGACTCGCACGGGTATTCCGGGCGGTCCGGCGGAAAGACGGAGCGGTCGTCGCCGTCAAGGTCCCTATCAGCTTTGACGAGACGACCGGCCGCATCTTCCTCAAAGAGATGAAACTCTGGGAAGGGCTCGTCCACCCGAACATCGTCCGCATCTGCTCAGTCAATATCCTGCCGGTGCCCTATGTGGAGATGGAGTATGTGTCCCGGTCGCTTGCCGGGGTCACGGTGCCGCTTCCGCCCGCCGGGGCGGCGGCGATTGTGCTGGATATCGTCCACGGCCTTATGTATGCCCACGAACACGGCATCATCCACCGCGATATCAAGCCGCACAACATCCTGCTTACCGAGGACAATTCGGCCAAAATAACGGACTGGGGTCTGGGGGCCGTGATGGGTGACGGGCACGAGTCCTCCATCGTGGGTTTCTCCATCCAGTATGCAGCTCCCGAACAGATCGCTCCCCGCCGTTTCGGGGACGCTGATACCCGGACCGATATCTACCAGACAGGCATTGTCTTCTACGAGCTTTTAACCGGTCGCCGGCCGTTTGACGACGGGGGCCTCGGGGAGATGACGGATGCCATCCTCAGTGAAACCCCCGCTCCCCCCTCATCCCGTGTCCCGGAGGCGGCACCGTGGGATGACGTTGTGATGCGCTGCATTGCAAAGGAGAAGGGGGACCGCTACCCGTCTGCCGAAGCGTTTGCAGAGGCGATGCACAGGGTTTTGAACCATCCGTGA